From the genome of Aspergillus oryzae RIB40 DNA, chromosome 4:
ggtgggtttgggtttggcgGTGACATCATCTAAGCGCGCGGTTAAGCTCCAGGTAGCTGCTGGTCTAACTTAGTTGGGCAGAAACAGATTCTACGACATGATGACAGATTGGGAGACATAGTTGCCTCCGTTAATGACTTTTTAATGAAAGCTTATGTATTTTAATGGTCCAGATAACAGATCACTATCTCAGTACCACGGTCGTACAAAAGCTGTGACCACTTCGTAATTCTGATCAAGTAGAGGTAGAGATTTCCAGGTGTGGCGGGGTTGGCGATGCTTTGGAGATCCCGGGGGAGGTGTGGCTGGTGACTTGCGGCCTGAGTGCAGTGTGGCGCACGGGCCAACCAGAGCGCAGAGAGGCAGCGACCAAACCTGCACGGCCAGCACCAAACCTCAGTCCAAACCTCCCTTCcactcttcctccttcccctccaacCCCCATTATCAACTTCATCCCCATTTACACAACCACCGCCGTCGCAATCGGTGTTTGTCCTATTAGAATTtattcttgttttccaaTTCTGTTATTCCTCTAATTTCTTGTATTTTCCTCTTACACGTCACCCTCACCGACAACCTCACGAGACCCGCCCACTCTCAGTGTTCCgcccctcctcatccacaacCATCCGAGCGTCCTACCCCTTAACGCGTTGTCTGGCATCACTCTAAATGGACAACAATATGGAAATCGATACCGCGCGGTCCCCCGAGCCCCACCGCCTGTCGCCAACGTCTGACCCTGGGTCGATACCGACATTGGACGGATGGATTGAAAATTTGATGAGCTGCAAGCAACTAGCGGAGGAAGACGTGCGGAGGCTGTGCGATCGGGTGTGTTGCTATCCAGGGTTTGCAGGCTTTGGTGCGGGTTGCGGGTGTGACTAATTCTGGGATACAGGCAAGAGAGGTGTTGCAGGAAGAATCCAATGTGCAACCAGTTGTATGtgcttttgttttgattttgtGTTGATTACCTCCCTTCATCGCGGACTGAAGCGACGCGACCGGTCGGATGTTGACTTGGCCATTACAGAAATGCCCAGTGACTGTGTGTGGTGATATACACGGCCAGTTCCACGACTTAATGGAACTGTTCCGCATCGGAGGCCCGAATCCAGACACAAACTATCTGTTCATGGGTACGTACCCGTGCCGGTGTCTTTGGTTGGATCCCTCTAACCCTTTGCTAGGTGACTATGTCGACCGTGGttattactccgtagagacCGTTACCCTCCTTGTTTGCCTTAAAATCCGTTACCCCCAGCGTATCACCATCCTCCGTGGAAACCACGAGTCCCGTCAGATTACTCAAGTTTATGGATTCTACGACGAGTGCTTGCGTAAATATGGCAATGCCAATGTCTGGAAATACTTCACTGATCTTTTCGATTACCTACCTCTCACCGCACTCATCGAAAACCAGATCTTCTGCCTCCACGGCGGCCTGAGTCCGTCGATCGACACGCTTGACAACATTCGGTCCCTGGATCGGATCCAGGAGGTACCCCACGAGGGACCGATGTGTGACCTGCTGTGGAGCGACCCCGACGACCGATGTGGTTGGGGAATCTCGCCCCGTGGTGCTGGATACACCTTCGGGCAGGATATTTCGGAAGCATTTAACCATAACAACGGCTTGACTCTGGTTGCACGAGCGCATCAGCTTGTAATGGAGGGATATAATTGGTCGCAGGATCGGAACGTGGTCACAATTTTCTCAGGTAGGTGCCCCGGTCATAATGCTTCGCCCCGGGGCCATAGCTAATACGCATTCCAGCGCCGAATTATTGTTACCGCTGCGGTAACCAAGCCGCGATTATGGAGATTGATGAGCATTTGAAGTATACATTGTATGTGActctttcatcctctctttGGGATTTTCGGTTGCTGACCGTTGATTGTTCCTAGCCTACAATTCGATCCTTGCCCCCGCGCAGGCGAGCCAATGGTCTCGAGGCGTACCCCCGACTATTTCCTGTGATTGAATGTGATAGACTTCTCACCTCTGGCAAGATGAGGTTCTCCGACCCTTCGAGAGGGCACCTGGGATTTGGAACTGCAGACGCGGCGGTCTGCCTAGATAATTGTATGTCTGTTTTCTGGGCCGTGTTGATACCATtcatgaaaataaaaagacaTTCGCAAGAGTCTTGTTTTTTAACCTGCGTTTTGCGGCGGCTCTCTGTCTAATCAGAGTAATGGGGTGTTTTCCAGGCAACTTTCTTGGATACAGGTGGCTATGGTTTGATGCTAGAACTTTTTACCAGATACACCGCATTACGAACGAGGGGTGGGTACTGTGGATTACCTTTGTCCTCTAGAAATGACGAGAATGGTGGACAATAATGAATTCCATTGCAATGTTACCATCGTAGAGTATAACACAAGGTCACGTGTACCGTTAGCACTTGAGGGAAGTCATGTAAACTCATTGTTTCTATACTCTGCCTTCAAAATCTGGCTCCTAATATAGAATTACAAATAAACATCAGGCGCGTTTTAGTGGATTTGTTTCGTTTTCTAACCAAAAAGTAtgtcaatatatatactttttcGACGTC
Proteins encoded in this window:
- a CDS encoding serine/threonine-protein phosphatase (serine/threonine protein phosphatase 2A, catalytic subunit), yielding MDNNMEIDTARSPEPHRLSPTSDPGSIPTLDGWIENLMSCKQLAEEDVRRLCDRAREVLQEESNVQPVKCPVTVCGDIHGQFHDLMELFRIGGPNPDTNYLFMGDYVDRGYYSVETVTLLVCLKIRYPQRITILRGNHESRQITQVYGFYDECLRKYGNANVWKYFTDLFDYLPLTALIENQIFCLHGGLSPSIDTLDNIRSLDRIQEVPHEGPMCDLLWSDPDDRCGWGISPRGAGYTFGQDISEAFNHNNGLTLVARAHQLVMEGYNWSQDRNVVTIFSAPNYCYRCGNQAAIMEIDEHLKYTFLQFDPCPRAGEPMVSRRTPDYFL